The following proteins come from a genomic window of Hydractinia symbiolongicarpus strain clone_291-10 chromosome 2, HSymV2.1, whole genome shotgun sequence:
- the LOC130629602 gene encoding uncharacterized protein LOC130629602, with protein MACFFFLLAVAVTFCSVHSQLITKDFVGYLRQFDGPCLDFSPNSDFCKLAATKVHICKKYKESARAHCRGTCQLCGKNILILSIVLKFYFFNFLQHCVWGSSP; from the exons ATGGCTTGCTTTTTCTTCTTACTGGCAGTAGCGGTAACGTTCTGTAGTGTTCACTCTCAACTGATAACAAAAGATTTTGTTGGATACTTGAGGCAGTTTGATG gacCATGTTTGGATTTCTCTCCGAATTCTGACTTCTGTAAATTAGCTGCAACGAAAGTACACATTTGCAAAAAGTATAAAGAATCAGCAAGAGCACACTGCAGAGGTACATGTCAACTTTGTGGTAAGAATATATTAATATTATCCatagttttaaagttttatttctttaactttctacAACATTGTGTCTGGGGTTCCTCCCCATGA